The following coding sequences lie in one Cannabis sativa cultivar Pink pepper isolate KNU-18-1 chromosome 5, ASM2916894v1, whole genome shotgun sequence genomic window:
- the LOC115716930 gene encoding phenylcoumaran benzylic ether reductase Pyrc5, producing MASPKSKILFIGGTGYVGKFIVEESTKAGHETFVLVRESTLSNLDKAKIIDAFKSLEVKIVHGDLFDHHSLVRAIKLVDVVISTVGLAQLADQIKIIVAIKEAGNVKRFFPSEFGNDVDRVDAVEPAKSMFETKAKIRRAIEAEGIPYTYVSSNYFAGYFLRNLAQVGATAPPRDKVVILGDGNPKVIFNKEQDIGIYSIRAVEDPRTLNKSLYIRPPANIYSFNQLVALWEKKISKTLEKEYVPEDKLLKTIQESPIPINVILSINHSAFVKGDHTNFEIEPSFGVEASHLYPDVKYTTVDEYLNQFV from the exons ATGGCTTCACCGAAGAGCAAGATCTTGTTCATCGGCGGAACAGGGTACGTCGGTAAATTTATCGTGGAAGAGAGCACCAAGGCCGGACACGAGACCTTCGTCTTGGTGCGTGAATCCACGCTCTCAAATCTAGACAAGGCCAAGATCATCGATGCCTTCAAGTCTTTGGAAGTCAAAATCGTCCACGGCGATCTCTTCGACCACCATAGTTTGGTTAGAGCGATTAAGCTAGTTGACGTTGTGATTTCGACTGTCGGCCTTGCTCAGTTAGCCGACCAAATTAAGATCATCGTCGCCATTAAAGAAGCTGGCAACGTCAAG AGGTTCTTTCCTTCGGAGTTTGGGAACGATGTGGATCGAGTTGATGCAGTTGAACCAGCCAAATCGATGTTTGAGACTAAGGCTAAGATCCGGCGAGCTATAGAGGCAGAGGGAATACCATACACTTACGTGTCGTCGAACTATTTTGCTGGTTATTTTCTTCGTAATCTCGCCCAAGTTGGTGCCACTGCTCCACCCAGGGATAAAGTTGTTATCTTAGGTGATGGAAACCCCAAAG TAATTTTTAACAAGGAACAAGATATTGGAATTTACAGCATAAGAGCAGTGGAGGATCCAAGAACTTTGAACAAAAGCTTGTACATAAGGCCACCAGCCAATATTTACTCATTCAACCAACTTGTTGCATTATGGGAGAAAAAGATTAGTAAAACTCTTGAGAAGGAGTATGTTCCTGAAGACAAACTTCTCAAGACTATCCAAG AGTCCCCAATTCCAATCAATGTGATACTATCGATCAACCATTCTGCTTTTGTGAAAGGAGATCATACAAACTTTGAGATAGAACCCTCGTTTGGAGTGGAAGCTTCACATCTTTATCCTGATGTGAAATACACCACTGTGGATGAGTATCTGAATCAGTTTGTCTAA